The Desmodus rotundus isolate HL8 chromosome 3, HLdesRot8A.1, whole genome shotgun sequence genome includes a region encoding these proteins:
- the VEZT gene encoding vezatin isoform X5, with product MFFSVSKTRKMLSDRGTTKAASKSSAKSILLKVAETIKSWIFSQCNKKDDLLHKLDIGFRLDSLHTILQQEVLLQEDVELIELLDSGILSAGQPQQENGHLPTLRSLATPNIWDVSMLFALISLLIMLPTWWIVSTWLVWGVILFVYLIIRALRLWRTAKLQVTLRKYSVRLEDMATNSRAFTNLVRKALRLVQETEVISRGFTLVSAACPFNKAGQHPSQHLIGLRKAVYRTVRANFQAARIATLYMLKNYPLNSESDNVTNYICVVPFKELGLGLSEEQISEEEAHNLTDGFSLPALKVLFQLWVAQSSEFFRRLALLLSTTNAPPGPLLTSALLPHRILSDVTQGLPHAHSACLEELKRSYEFYRYFETQHQSVPQRLSKTQQKSRELNNVHTAVRSLQLHLKALLNEVIILEDELEKLVCTKETQELVSETYQILEQKLRLIQPHVQASNNCWEEAISQVDKLLRRNTDRKDKPDTACENPHCTVVPLMQPTLHIADEDPIPEEQELEAYVDDIDLDSDFRKEDFYYLSQEDRERQKREHEESKRVLQELKSVLGFKASEAERQKWKQLLFSDHAVLKPLSPVDPVEPISNSEPAMDSDMGEFGKNDNEEGNSKPSITDNEICSRTEYLCENSLDSKNKGNSTNEGFLQGAEERVCYQWESEEDSQPAGVGDLTHSHPAPRDSFQPSIKQRLARLQLSPDFTFTAGLAAEVAARSLSFTTLQEQTFGDEEEEHLTQENKNEVEEK from the exons GCATTCTGTTAAAAGTGGCTGAAACCATCAAAAGTTGGATTTTTTCTCAGTGCAATAAGAAAGATGACTTACTTCACAAGTTG GATATTGGATTCCGACTCGACTCACTACATACCATCCTGCAACAGGAAGTCCTGTTACAAGAGGATGTGGAGCTGATTGAGCTACTTGATTCCGGTATCCTGTCTGCGGGGCAACCTCAACAGGAAAATGGACACCTTCCAACACTTCGCTCTCTGGCGACCCCTAATATTTG GGATGTCTCAATGCTGTTTGCTCTCATTAGTTTGCTTATTATGCTTCCCACTTGGTGGATTGTATCTACCTGGCTAGTGTGGGGAGTGATTCTATTTGTTTATCTGATCATAAGAGCTTTGAGATTATGGAGGACAGCCAAACTACAAGTAACCCTAAGAAAATACAGTGTGCGTTTGGAAGACATGGCAACAAATAGCCGAGCTTTTACTAATCTTGTGAGAAAAGCTTTACGTCTCGTTcaagaaactgaagtcatttcCAGAGGATTTACact GGTCAGTGCTGCTTGCCCATTTAATAAAGCTGGACAGCATCCCAGTCAGCATCTCATCGGTCTTCGGAAAGCTGTCTACAGAACCGTAAGAGCCAACTTTCAAGCAGCGAGGATAGCTACCCTATATATGttgaaaaa CTACCCCCTGAACTCTGAGAGTGACAATGTAACCAACTACATCTGTGTGGTGCCTTTTAAGGAGCTGGGCCTTGGACTTAGTGAAGAGCAGATTTCAGAAGAGGAAGCACATAACCTTACAGATGGCTTCAGCCTGCCTGCATTGAAG gttttgttCCAACTCTGGGTGGCACAGAGTTCAGAGTTCTTCCGACGGTTAGCCCTATTACTTTCTACCACTAATGCACCTCCTGGACCCTTACTTACTTCAGCACTTTTGCCTCATCGTATTTTATCTGATGTGACTCAGGGTCTACCTCATGCTCATTCTGCCTGCTTGGAAGAGCTTAAGCGCAGCTATGAGTTCTATCGGTACTTTGAAACTCAGCACCAatcagtaccccagcgtttatccAAAACTCAGCAGAAGTCAAGAGAACTGAATAATGTTCACACAGCTGTGCGCAGCTTGCAGCTCCATCTGAAAGCATTACTGAATGA GGTAATAATTCTTGAAGATGAACTTGAAAAGCTTGTTTGTACTAAGGAAACACAAGAACTAGTGTCAGAAACTTATCAAATCCTGGAACAGAAATTAAGGCTGATTCAGCCCCATGTTCAGGCAAGCAACAATTGCTGGGAAGAGGCCATTTCTCAAGTGGACAAACTGCTCCGAAGAAATACAGATAGAAAAG ACAAACCTGATACAGCATGTGAAAACCCACACTGTACTGTGGTACCTTTGATGCAGCCTACTCTACACATTGCAGACGAAGATCCAATCCCTGAGGAGCAG gaATTAGAAGCTTATGTAGATGATATCGATTTGGACAGTGATTTCAGAAAggaagatttttattatttgtctcaagaagatagagagagacagaagcgTGAACATGAAGAATCCAAGAGGGTTCTCCAAGAATTAAAATCTGTGCTGGGATTCAAAGCATCAGAGGCAGAAAGGCAGAAGTGGAAGCAACTTCTATTTAGTGATCATG ctGTGTTGAAACCCTTGTCTCCTGTAGACCCTGTGGAACCCATAAGTAATTCAGAACCAGCAATGGATTCAGATATGGGGGAATTTGGTAAAAATGATAATGAAGAAGGAAATAGTAAACCCTCCATAACTGACAATGAAATATGTAGTAGGACTGAGTATTTATGTGAAAACTCTCTAGACagtaaaaataaaggcaattctACAAATGAAGGCTTCCTGCAAGGAGCTGAAGAAAGAGTGTGTTACCAATGGGAAAGTGAAGAGGACTCCCAGCCAGCAGGTGTTGGTGACCTGACCCATTCCCATCCAGCTCCCAGGGACTCATTCCAGCCCTCCATTAAGCAGAGGCTGGCACGGCTGCAGCTGTCACCGGACTTTACCTTCACTGCTGGCCTTGCTGCCGAAGTGGCTGCTCGATCTCTCTCCTTTACCACCCTGCAGGAACAGACTTTTGGTGATGAGGAGGAAGAACACCtaacacaagaaaataaaaatgaggtagAAGAAAAGTAA
- the VEZT gene encoding vezatin isoform X9: protein MTYFTSWDVSMLFALISLLIMLPTWWIVSTWLVWGVILFVYLIIRALRLWRTAKLQVTLRKYSVRLEDMATNSRAFTNLVRKALRLVQETEVISRGFTLLLDRVSAACPFNKAGQHPSQHLIGLRKAVYRTVRANFQAARIATLYMLKNYPLNSESDNVTNYICVVPFKELGLGLSEEQISEEEAHNLTDGFSLPALKVLFQLWVAQSSEFFRRLALLLSTTNAPPGPLLTSALLPHRILSDVTQGLPHAHSACLEELKRSYEFYRYFETQHQSVPQRLSKTQQKSRELNNVHTAVRSLQLHLKALLNEVIILEDELEKLVCTKETQELVSETYQILEQKLRLIQPHVQASNNCWEEAISQVDKLLRRNTDRKDKPDTACENPHCTVVPLMQPTLHIADEDPIPEEQELEAYVDDIDLDSDFRKEDFYYLSQEDRERQKREHEESKRVLQELKSVLGFKASEAERQKWKQLLFSDHAVLKPLSPVDPVEPISNSEPAMDSDMGEFGKNDNEEGNSKPSITDNEICSRTEYLCENSLDSKNKGNSTNEGFLQGAEERVCYQWESEEDSQPAGVGDLTHSHPAPRDSFQPSIKQRLARLQLSPDFTFTAGLAAEVAARSLSFTTLQEQTFGDEEEEHLTQENKNEVEEK from the exons ATGACTTACTTCACAAGTTG GGATGTCTCAATGCTGTTTGCTCTCATTAGTTTGCTTATTATGCTTCCCACTTGGTGGATTGTATCTACCTGGCTAGTGTGGGGAGTGATTCTATTTGTTTATCTGATCATAAGAGCTTTGAGATTATGGAGGACAGCCAAACTACAAGTAACCCTAAGAAAATACAGTGTGCGTTTGGAAGACATGGCAACAAATAGCCGAGCTTTTACTAATCTTGTGAGAAAAGCTTTACGTCTCGTTcaagaaactgaagtcatttcCAGAGGATTTACact TTTGCTTGACAGGGTCAGTGCTGCTTGCCCATTTAATAAAGCTGGACAGCATCCCAGTCAGCATCTCATCGGTCTTCGGAAAGCTGTCTACAGAACCGTAAGAGCCAACTTTCAAGCAGCGAGGATAGCTACCCTATATATGttgaaaaa CTACCCCCTGAACTCTGAGAGTGACAATGTAACCAACTACATCTGTGTGGTGCCTTTTAAGGAGCTGGGCCTTGGACTTAGTGAAGAGCAGATTTCAGAAGAGGAAGCACATAACCTTACAGATGGCTTCAGCCTGCCTGCATTGAAG gttttgttCCAACTCTGGGTGGCACAGAGTTCAGAGTTCTTCCGACGGTTAGCCCTATTACTTTCTACCACTAATGCACCTCCTGGACCCTTACTTACTTCAGCACTTTTGCCTCATCGTATTTTATCTGATGTGACTCAGGGTCTACCTCATGCTCATTCTGCCTGCTTGGAAGAGCTTAAGCGCAGCTATGAGTTCTATCGGTACTTTGAAACTCAGCACCAatcagtaccccagcgtttatccAAAACTCAGCAGAAGTCAAGAGAACTGAATAATGTTCACACAGCTGTGCGCAGCTTGCAGCTCCATCTGAAAGCATTACTGAATGA GGTAATAATTCTTGAAGATGAACTTGAAAAGCTTGTTTGTACTAAGGAAACACAAGAACTAGTGTCAGAAACTTATCAAATCCTGGAACAGAAATTAAGGCTGATTCAGCCCCATGTTCAGGCAAGCAACAATTGCTGGGAAGAGGCCATTTCTCAAGTGGACAAACTGCTCCGAAGAAATACAGATAGAAAAG ACAAACCTGATACAGCATGTGAAAACCCACACTGTACTGTGGTACCTTTGATGCAGCCTACTCTACACATTGCAGACGAAGATCCAATCCCTGAGGAGCAG gaATTAGAAGCTTATGTAGATGATATCGATTTGGACAGTGATTTCAGAAAggaagatttttattatttgtctcaagaagatagagagagacagaagcgTGAACATGAAGAATCCAAGAGGGTTCTCCAAGAATTAAAATCTGTGCTGGGATTCAAAGCATCAGAGGCAGAAAGGCAGAAGTGGAAGCAACTTCTATTTAGTGATCATG ctGTGTTGAAACCCTTGTCTCCTGTAGACCCTGTGGAACCCATAAGTAATTCAGAACCAGCAATGGATTCAGATATGGGGGAATTTGGTAAAAATGATAATGAAGAAGGAAATAGTAAACCCTCCATAACTGACAATGAAATATGTAGTAGGACTGAGTATTTATGTGAAAACTCTCTAGACagtaaaaataaaggcaattctACAAATGAAGGCTTCCTGCAAGGAGCTGAAGAAAGAGTGTGTTACCAATGGGAAAGTGAAGAGGACTCCCAGCCAGCAGGTGTTGGTGACCTGACCCATTCCCATCCAGCTCCCAGGGACTCATTCCAGCCCTCCATTAAGCAGAGGCTGGCACGGCTGCAGCTGTCACCGGACTTTACCTTCACTGCTGGCCTTGCTGCCGAAGTGGCTGCTCGATCTCTCTCCTTTACCACCCTGCAGGAACAGACTTTTGGTGATGAGGAGGAAGAACACCtaacacaagaaaataaaaatgaggtagAAGAAAAGTAA
- the VEZT gene encoding vezatin isoform X10, producing MLFALISLLIMLPTWWIVSTWLVWGVILFVYLIIRALRLWRTAKLQVTLRKYSVRLEDMATNSRAFTNLVRKALRLVQETEVISRGFTLLLDRVSAACPFNKAGQHPSQHLIGLRKAVYRTVRANFQAARIATLYMLKNYPLNSESDNVTNYICVVPFKELGLGLSEEQISEEEAHNLTDGFSLPALKVLFQLWVAQSSEFFRRLALLLSTTNAPPGPLLTSALLPHRILSDVTQGLPHAHSACLEELKRSYEFYRYFETQHQSVPQRLSKTQQKSRELNNVHTAVRSLQLHLKALLNEVIILEDELEKLVCTKETQELVSETYQILEQKLRLIQPHVQASNNCWEEAISQVDKLLRRNTDRKDKPDTACENPHCTVVPLMQPTLHIADEDPIPEEQELEAYVDDIDLDSDFRKEDFYYLSQEDRERQKREHEESKRVLQELKSVLGFKASEAERQKWKQLLFSDHAVLKPLSPVDPVEPISNSEPAMDSDMGEFGKNDNEEGNSKPSITDNEICSRTEYLCENSLDSKNKGNSTNEGFLQGAEERVCYQWESEEDSQPAGVGDLTHSHPAPRDSFQPSIKQRLARLQLSPDFTFTAGLAAEVAARSLSFTTLQEQTFGDEEEEHLTQENKNEVEEK from the exons ATGCTGTTTGCTCTCATTAGTTTGCTTATTATGCTTCCCACTTGGTGGATTGTATCTACCTGGCTAGTGTGGGGAGTGATTCTATTTGTTTATCTGATCATAAGAGCTTTGAGATTATGGAGGACAGCCAAACTACAAGTAACCCTAAGAAAATACAGTGTGCGTTTGGAAGACATGGCAACAAATAGCCGAGCTTTTACTAATCTTGTGAGAAAAGCTTTACGTCTCGTTcaagaaactgaagtcatttcCAGAGGATTTACact TTTGCTTGACAGGGTCAGTGCTGCTTGCCCATTTAATAAAGCTGGACAGCATCCCAGTCAGCATCTCATCGGTCTTCGGAAAGCTGTCTACAGAACCGTAAGAGCCAACTTTCAAGCAGCGAGGATAGCTACCCTATATATGttgaaaaa CTACCCCCTGAACTCTGAGAGTGACAATGTAACCAACTACATCTGTGTGGTGCCTTTTAAGGAGCTGGGCCTTGGACTTAGTGAAGAGCAGATTTCAGAAGAGGAAGCACATAACCTTACAGATGGCTTCAGCCTGCCTGCATTGAAG gttttgttCCAACTCTGGGTGGCACAGAGTTCAGAGTTCTTCCGACGGTTAGCCCTATTACTTTCTACCACTAATGCACCTCCTGGACCCTTACTTACTTCAGCACTTTTGCCTCATCGTATTTTATCTGATGTGACTCAGGGTCTACCTCATGCTCATTCTGCCTGCTTGGAAGAGCTTAAGCGCAGCTATGAGTTCTATCGGTACTTTGAAACTCAGCACCAatcagtaccccagcgtttatccAAAACTCAGCAGAAGTCAAGAGAACTGAATAATGTTCACACAGCTGTGCGCAGCTTGCAGCTCCATCTGAAAGCATTACTGAATGA GGTAATAATTCTTGAAGATGAACTTGAAAAGCTTGTTTGTACTAAGGAAACACAAGAACTAGTGTCAGAAACTTATCAAATCCTGGAACAGAAATTAAGGCTGATTCAGCCCCATGTTCAGGCAAGCAACAATTGCTGGGAAGAGGCCATTTCTCAAGTGGACAAACTGCTCCGAAGAAATACAGATAGAAAAG ACAAACCTGATACAGCATGTGAAAACCCACACTGTACTGTGGTACCTTTGATGCAGCCTACTCTACACATTGCAGACGAAGATCCAATCCCTGAGGAGCAG gaATTAGAAGCTTATGTAGATGATATCGATTTGGACAGTGATTTCAGAAAggaagatttttattatttgtctcaagaagatagagagagacagaagcgTGAACATGAAGAATCCAAGAGGGTTCTCCAAGAATTAAAATCTGTGCTGGGATTCAAAGCATCAGAGGCAGAAAGGCAGAAGTGGAAGCAACTTCTATTTAGTGATCATG ctGTGTTGAAACCCTTGTCTCCTGTAGACCCTGTGGAACCCATAAGTAATTCAGAACCAGCAATGGATTCAGATATGGGGGAATTTGGTAAAAATGATAATGAAGAAGGAAATAGTAAACCCTCCATAACTGACAATGAAATATGTAGTAGGACTGAGTATTTATGTGAAAACTCTCTAGACagtaaaaataaaggcaattctACAAATGAAGGCTTCCTGCAAGGAGCTGAAGAAAGAGTGTGTTACCAATGGGAAAGTGAAGAGGACTCCCAGCCAGCAGGTGTTGGTGACCTGACCCATTCCCATCCAGCTCCCAGGGACTCATTCCAGCCCTCCATTAAGCAGAGGCTGGCACGGCTGCAGCTGTCACCGGACTTTACCTTCACTGCTGGCCTTGCTGCCGAAGTGGCTGCTCGATCTCTCTCCTTTACCACCCTGCAGGAACAGACTTTTGGTGATGAGGAGGAAGAACACCtaacacaagaaaataaaaatgaggtagAAGAAAAGTAA